A single Triticum dicoccoides isolate Atlit2015 ecotype Zavitan chromosome 2A, WEW_v2.0, whole genome shotgun sequence DNA region contains:
- the LOC119359287 gene encoding ice-structuring protein-like: MDNPPAGNVVNPPAAAAAGNNVADPPPPPPAAAAAADIVADPPLAAAAAAAAANNVANPPAAAGPAAVDARWKEDKTHAIIILVAAAIALLLVVLLIIHPWKK, encoded by the exons ATGGACAATCCTCCGGCCGGCAACGTGGTCAATcctccggcagcggcggcggcgggcaacAACGTGGccgatcctcctcctcctcctccggcggcggcagcagcagcagacatCGTAGCCGATCCtcctctggcggcggcggcggcagcagcagcagcaaacaACGTGGCCAATCCTCCAGCGGCGGCG GGTCCTGCTGCAGTGGATGCCCGGTGGAAGGAGGACAAGACGCATGCCATCATAATTCTGGTCGCTGCGGCGATCGCTCTGCTTCTTGTGGTGCTGTTGATTATCCATCCGTGGAAGAAGTAG